A section of the Campylobacter porcelli genome encodes:
- the thiS gene encoding sulfur carrier protein ThiS: MIQIWLNSNLISIDDGSNLAKLIKLQGYEESRVAVEVDMQIVPRSAWGEFSIKDGMKIEIVEFVGGG, translated from the coding sequence ATGATCCAAATTTGGCTTAATTCAAATTTAATTAGCATTGATGATGGCTCTAACCTTGCTAAGCTTATAAAACTACAAGGCTATGAAGAGAGCAGAGTCGCTGTTGAAGTAGATATGCAAATAGTCCCAAGGAGTGCTTGGGGCGAATTTAGCATTAAAGATGGAATGAAAATCGAGATTGTAGAGTTTGTCGGCGGTGGCTAA
- the cas4 gene encoding CRISPR-associated protein Cas4: protein MILISHIRQFIFCPRILYFYTFCDIKPLYPEYVSLGTQYHNRQNELFKSRKFLKFKLPIIKVYNNLYLQDLSMSGIADLVIECKDEIIVAEYKNQNKPILSTGAKMQLIAYSILASKYLNKPFSKIMLICSNNLKFKIFDITNDDLIKFDKVINSIKKMIDQEIFPHSNASIAACIQCEFKNYCDDRE from the coding sequence ATGATTTTAATAAGTCATATTCGGCAATTTATATTTTGCCCTAGAATTTTATACTTTTATACATTTTGTGATATTAAGCCACTATATCCAGAGTATGTCAGCCTAGGCACACAATACCATAATAGACAAAATGAGCTATTTAAAAGTAGAAAATTTCTTAAATTTAAACTACCAATTATAAAAGTATATAATAATTTATATCTACAAGATTTATCTATGAGCGGTATAGCAGATTTAGTAATAGAGTGCAAAGATGAAATTATAGTAGCAGAATATAAAAATCAAAATAAACCCATATTAAGCACTGGAGCCAAAATGCAGCTCATAGCATACTCAATATTAGCCAGTAAATATCTTAATAAGCCGTTTTCTAAAATAATGTTGATTTGTAGCAATAATCTTAAATTTAAAATATTTGATATTACAAATGATGATTTAATCAAATTTGATAAGGTTATAAACAGTATTAAAAAGATGATAGATCAAGAGATTTTTCCACATAGTAATGCTAGTATAGCAGCGTGTATACAGTGTGAATTTAAGAACTATTGCGATGATAGAGAGTAG
- the cas2 gene encoding CRISPR-associated endonuclease Cas2, protein MRYLICYDIEDNKNRTKLFERLKDFNLLPVQKSVFYGELSKADKIAIKALLHRHCSKSDKAIITSVNLDIDDTLGYSKEYFKSKSYEII, encoded by the coding sequence ATGCGATATTTAATCTGCTATGATATAGAAGATAATAAAAACCGAACCAAGCTTTTTGAGAGATTAAAGGATTTTAATCTTTTGCCTGTGCAAAAATCAGTCTTTTATGGCGAGTTAAGCAAAGCTGATAAAATCGCTATTAAAGCACTTTTGCATAGACATTGCTCAAAGAGCGATAAGGCTATTATAACTTCTGTAAATTTAGATATCGATGATACCTTAGGTTATAGTAAAGAGTATTTTAAGAGTAAATCATATGAGATTATTTAG
- a CDS encoding HNH endonuclease domain-containing protein, translated as MRELSINVDMGAANNGVFIVNTDEDSILYKKAFNLYFDKQLQFSKSDRTARRHTRRSYDRDRFILRLIGEILPIKMLNKEQIEMIYGLFKNRGFNYHNIEFDENLDDEVAEFLSKLDGYIFGASKSKDEFEKILNEVVVDHSNSEILEILDTQSCILNSIDKSNKNVLKASKSIFSLIQSIRNEISKNNKHRTSYLKDIKDIINNKCEFITQKSDKFDNLNEFYNFVGNISNLQTRVLRRYFNSKFNAEFDDEKLKINLIRNINYMEYIDKKSDKEKMLNTLNQKSALEYLKSIDPIITIPPYENRKNKNPQKCNTLQINSDKITANLLSATYKILKSDDFVHILRDENGQIASVIKDCDIAKYLQRILDVSKDSLMDTSLYPRTLDNNPKIFADTFRLNSDELREFKDFAKRYYDEVDNAKKGIISANLLIPCGKNTPHKNGNKSELVSALFGRHITNDDLVNLEKFMLENKIKGNKSYKGFFEDLNQLKKSYQNGFYHKLNSDEIGDKDIKSILELYPKVIQNISNHNQIFEFKTPLDQNNLNTNINYLSQLGEIIYDEKNRGFLKTCKCHTLENLIRSGSKTAICTRLPSNSARLINGKIEMYLNRLAYEISTAIETESLKDIKRININVEMNKFSFENNAYDLKLISKRQKPKDLICPYSGQKIDLTNCEYDHILPRSKALYNSKANLICSSSTANLQKGNQNYTLENLHQDYLESIYKIIKIKNLDEFKHFIDDKIKNIDINKFTNYDNLNSFEQIALRHALFYKGSNSFNKALEILKLDRIKTHSNGTQKRFVNILIQKIKDRLAKLNLSSDIEFSVNFINAELVSAIRNELSKEDKELQKAKIQDSHSHCIDASIVFYYANSKLINNSKGQREFKYDYNHIRPEYSNKITMQSKKYLELNSNKIARKKLFDDGVYSLVYENTNILKDKEFNILLDLGLLHTKENGKKVAITSDFKSGKFYISTHKVFDLLFKAFNDGDIKLLNKLKFLDNHLSFYIRKDIFAIIKDKDKSSMFFTNENKLKTPDEKIKTKNIDKFYHILQANESKIIEIKDGKNILKHQEIKELFKECFYTKQAKRSRNRSRIIYSLPIKTSSKYIIRKNGGYAGLSNSDIATKTYIDLDNKNIIKIPFFSKNILPCKIADIINIIKLKSKNIKQIYKLPITKNLPSAITKLEFIISQANRHDIEVEFDKSQIGDYNLLDQTSRDEFIDKYLNGEFKELLGEPRDKKITIIKDTKDSLIIAYCVKQTSAINKKIMIDNLIDETSSS; from the coding sequence ATGCGTGAATTATCTATAAATGTGGATATGGGAGCAGCAAATAACGGCGTATTTATAGTAAATACCGATGAAGATTCTATACTTTATAAAAAAGCATTTAATCTATATTTTGATAAACAATTACAATTTTCTAAAAGCGATAGAACAGCGCGCCGCCATACTAGGCGCAGTTATGATAGGGATAGATTTATTCTTAGGCTTATTGGCGAGATTTTACCTATTAAAATGCTAAATAAAGAGCAAATAGAGATGATTTATGGGCTTTTTAAAAATCGTGGCTTTAATTATCATAATATTGAATTTGATGAGAATTTAGATGATGAAGTGGCGGAATTTTTAAGCAAATTAGATGGATATATATTTGGGGCTAGTAAGAGCAAGGATGAATTTGAAAAAATATTAAACGAGGTGGTTGTAGATCACTCAAATAGCGAAATTTTAGAGATATTAGATACTCAAAGCTGTATTCTAAATAGCATAGATAAGAGCAATAAAAATGTATTAAAGGCTAGTAAGAGTATATTTAGCTTAATTCAAAGTATCCGCAATGAAATTTCTAAAAATAATAAACACCGCACTAGCTATCTAAAAGATATTAAAGATATAATAAATAATAAATGCGAATTTATAACTCAAAAAAGCGATAAATTTGATAATTTAAATGAATTTTATAATTTTGTAGGAAATATCTCAAATTTGCAAACTAGAGTTTTGCGAAGATATTTTAACTCTAAATTTAATGCTGAATTTGATGATGAAAAACTTAAGATAAATTTAATAAGAAATATAAACTATATGGAGTATATAGATAAAAAGAGCGATAAAGAAAAAATGCTAAATACTCTAAATCAAAAATCTGCATTAGAGTATCTAAAGAGCATTGACCCTATAATCACTATTCCACCATATGAAAATCGTAAAAACAAAAATCCACAAAAGTGTAATACGCTACAAATAAATAGCGATAAAATCACTGCTAATTTGCTTAGTGCTACTTATAAAATTTTAAAAAGCGATGATTTTGTGCATATATTGCGAGATGAAAATGGCCAGATAGCAAGCGTTATAAAAGATTGCGATATAGCCAAATATCTCCAAAGAATATTAGATGTATCAAAAGATAGTCTAATGGATACAAGTCTATATCCAAGAACTCTTGATAATAATCCAAAAATCTTTGCTGATACATTTAGGCTAAATAGCGATGAATTAAGGGAATTTAAAGATTTTGCTAAGCGGTATTATGATGAAGTAGATAATGCTAAAAAGGGGATAATATCTGCTAATTTACTAATCCCATGTGGTAAAAATACACCTCATAAAAATGGAAATAAGAGTGAGTTAGTTTCGGCACTTTTTGGTAGGCATATTACTAATGATGATTTGGTGAATTTAGAAAAATTTATGCTAGAAAATAAGATTAAGGGAAATAAGAGTTATAAAGGATTTTTTGAAGATTTAAATCAATTAAAAAAGAGCTATCAAAATGGCTTTTATCATAAGCTAAATAGCGATGAAATCGGCGATAAAGATATAAAATCCATTTTAGAATTATACCCAAAAGTTATCCAAAATATAAGCAATCATAATCAAATTTTTGAGTTTAAAACTCCGCTTGATCAAAATAATCTAAACACAAATATAAATTATTTAAGTCAATTAGGCGAGATAATATATGATGAAAAAAATCGTGGTTTTTTAAAAACTTGCAAATGTCATACACTAGAAAATTTAATTCGCTCCGGCTCAAAAACGGCTATTTGTACCCGTTTGCCATCTAATTCAGCTAGGCTTATAAATGGCAAAATTGAGATGTATCTAAATCGCTTAGCTTACGAGATTAGCACTGCGATAGAGACTGAAAGCTTAAAAGATATTAAGCGTATAAATATTAATGTAGAGATGAATAAATTTAGCTTTGAAAATAACGCTTATGATTTAAAATTAATAAGCAAACGCCAAAAACCAAAGGATCTAATATGTCCATATTCAGGTCAAAAGATAGATCTTACTAATTGTGAATATGACCATATTTTACCACGATCAAAGGCACTATACAACTCTAAGGCAAATCTTATTTGTAGTAGCTCTACAGCCAACTTACAAAAAGGCAATCAAAACTACACCTTAGAAAATTTACATCAAGATTACCTAGAGTCAATCTATAAAATTATAAAAATTAAAAATCTTGATGAGTTTAAGCATTTTATAGATGATAAGATAAAAAATATAGATATAAATAAATTTACAAATTACGATAATCTTAATAGCTTTGAGCAAATTGCCCTTAGACATGCTCTATTTTACAAGGGTTCAAATAGTTTTAATAAAGCACTTGAAATTTTAAAATTAGATAGGATAAAAACGCATTCTAATGGAACTCAAAAGAGATTTGTAAATATATTAATACAAAAGATAAAAGATAGGTTAGCTAAACTAAATTTAAGTAGCGATATCGAATTTAGCGTTAATTTCATCAATGCAGAACTAGTAAGTGCAATCAGAAATGAATTAAGCAAAGAAGATAAAGAGCTACAAAAAGCCAAAATTCAAGATAGTCATAGCCACTGCATTGATGCTAGTATAGTATTTTATTACGCTAATAGCAAACTTATAAATAACTCAAAAGGTCAGCGTGAATTTAAGTATGATTATAATCATATTAGGCCAGAGTATAGCAATAAAATAACTATGCAAAGTAAAAAATATCTAGAATTAAACTCTAATAAAATAGCTCGTAAAAAGCTATTTGATGATGGTGTGTATTCGCTAGTTTATGAAAATACTAATATATTAAAAGATAAAGAATTTAATATCTTGCTTGATCTTGGGCTTTTGCATACTAAAGAAAATGGCAAAAAGGTTGCTATAACTAGTGATTTTAAATCAGGTAAATTTTATATAAGCACACATAAAGTTTTTGATTTATTATTTAAAGCCTTTAATGATGGCGATATTAAATTATTAAATAAACTCAAATTTCTAGATAATCATCTATCTTTTTATATACGAAAAGATATATTTGCTATTATAAAAGATAAAGATAAAAGTAGTATGTTTTTTACCAATGAAAATAAGCTAAAAACTCCAGATGAAAAAATAAAAACAAAAAATATTGATAAATTCTACCATATCTTACAAGCTAATGAAAGCAAGATTATAGAGATAAAAGATGGTAAAAACATATTAAAACATCAAGAGATAAAAGAGCTGTTTAAAGAGTGTTTTTATACCAAACAAGCCAAAAGAAGTAGAAACAGATCTCGTATAATCTACTCTTTGCCTATAAAAACAAGTTCTAAATATATTATAAGGAAAAATGGCGGATATGCTGGACTTAGCAATTCAGATATAGCTACTAAAACATATATAGATTTAGATAATAAAAATATAATCAAAATTCCATTTTTTAGCAAAAATATACTGCCTTGTAAAATAGCAGATATTATAAATATAATTAAATTAAAATCTAAAAATATAAAGCAAATTTATAAACTTCCAATAACTAAAAATCTCCCATCAGCCATCACAAAACTTGAGTTTATAATCTCTCAAGCTAATAGACACGATATAGAGGTTGAATTTGATAAAAGCCAAATTGGAGATTATAATTTACTTGACCAAACTAGTCGTGATGAGTTTATAGATAAATATTTAAATGGTGAATTTAAAGAGCTACTAGGAGAGCCAAGAGATAAGAAAATAACTATAATTAAAGATACAAAAGATAGTCTAATAATCGCATACTGTGTAAAACAAACATCGGCTATAAATAAAAAAATAATGATAGATAATTTAATCGATGAAACATCTAGTTCTTAA
- the cas1 gene encoding CRISPR-associated endonuclease Cas1 produces the protein MKHLVLNSFGLFLGLKSQRIIIYQNKEIIKEIALKTLKTISINSNGITISSDLIFACSMRGIKIFFQNFNTFSATHALYEHKGVNILKQQFASKENAKGLSLAKELIIGKIKNQRSTILYFSRNQEFRSKDITIQSLDKAINMLRNLQIKDINEIFTIEANAASRYFDFLKLNSFLPDSFEHRTKKESTEITNQALNYGYAILLNIVYKSIINAGLNPYFGVLHTMRSSKPSLALDIMEEYRSFVVDRNIIKIRSLLKGEFNMQIKKLVASNILNSLNKKLIYNHKKLTLESIIQRQIYKISAYFCGDTRYKSYIFRW, from the coding sequence ATGAAACATCTAGTTCTTAATAGTTTTGGGCTATTTTTAGGATTAAAATCTCAAAGAATTATAATATATCAAAACAAAGAGATTATAAAAGAGATAGCCCTTAAAACATTAAAAACTATATCTATAAATTCAAATGGCATAACTATTTCTAGCGATTTGATTTTTGCTTGTAGTATGCGTGGAATAAAGATATTTTTTCAAAATTTCAACACATTTAGCGCTACACATGCTCTATATGAGCACAAAGGGGTAAATATCTTAAAGCAACAATTTGCCTCTAAAGAAAATGCCAAGGGGTTAAGTTTAGCCAAAGAATTAATAATTGGTAAGATTAAAAATCAACGCTCGACTATTTTATATTTTTCTAGAAATCAAGAATTTAGGTCAAAAGATATAACTATTCAAAGCTTGGATAAGGCGATCAATATGCTAAGAAACTTACAAATAAAAGATATAAATGAAATTTTCACCATAGAAGCAAATGCCGCTAGTAGATATTTTGATTTTCTTAAGCTTAACTCATTTTTGCCTGATAGCTTTGAGCATCGCACTAAAAAAGAAAGCACAGAAATCACAAATCAAGCGTTAAATTACGGCTATGCCATACTGTTAAATATAGTTTATAAGAGTATAATAAATGCTGGATTAAATCCATATTTTGGGGTTTTACACACTATGCGAAGCTCCAAACCATCTTTAGCACTGGATATTATGGAGGAGTATAGAAGTTTTGTCGTAGATAGAAATATCATCAAAATTCGCTCACTATTAAAAGGCGAATTTAATATGCAAATAAAAAAGTTAGTAGCATCAAATATATTAAATTCACTAAACAAAAAATTGATATACAACCATAAAAAGCTCACCTTAGAGAGCATTATCCAGCGTCAAATTTATAAAATTTCAGCATATTTTTGCGGCGATACTAGGTATAAATCTTATATATTTAGGTGGTAA